The genomic stretch TAGCTTTTTGTGGGAGTTATTTATAAACACTCATCATCATTCTTGCAAGCAATTAATAGATTGGAATGTGCACATGGCCTTGACTGTTCATAGAAAGTGTTATATTCTCATTTTATCTTGAGCGTCAACTATTGCAGGTTTTATTATTTCAGATGAGAAACAGCATGCCCTCTCCCCTTACTATGATGATTTACTACATACAACAGTACTTGACAAGATGGTTCTCGATAACCTGATTTCCAGGTGTGTTTTGATGATAGAGGACAGGGAAGAAATTATCAAACCAGTCACACAGAGTGAGCGTAACAGGGTTTTACTAGATATCTTGACTGAACGACCATATGATACCTTACAGGTTTTGAAGGATGTCTTACAAGAATCAGACCCAGACAATAGTGATGTTCAAAGACTTGTTCGTCGAATGCACTACACCAAAAGCATTGATGAACATATTGATTGTCATGACATAAGTAAGTAGTTTCTGGAAAAATGAAAATAGCATTACAAGGTTAGAATcaagaaaattacaaaaagcaAATTTGTATTTgcaaacacaaacacacacacaaagaCATAAAAGTTATGCTCTCGAAATTATCTCATATGAGCATTTAGTAATGATTATAACAGTAAAAGTTGTATAAACAGTccataattttcaaatatatatattacttataaaattgagattgaaaatggggaatgtgccaaagagacaacaactcgactatagagcagacaacatcctaGTTGTCTTTCAATTAATAATAAACATGCATTTCATGATCCAATTATTtgcaatttaagaaaaaaatgtattaatggataaatttaaatatcaaactAAATCATGTAAGTATATACATATATCTTCAATAAATTTCCAAAATTAGACACTACATTTTTGGGAATAAACTAAGTAAATCAAATGTAAAGGtagattatacatgttataagaaaTGATCAATATTTTCAAGTTATCATGGTGATATATTTCACCATATTCATAGTAATGTATTCCTCTCTTTACTTTTTCTTATATTTCAGTTTTCCATAAACACAGTGTAAAGCTACAGAAGAATTACCTGATGTTGGTCCATGATTCTGATTGCAAAACAGATATAGCTGACCACCTCTATGAGGCAGGTGTCTTAAATACTGAAGATATAGAGGACATTTGTAATTCTTCTCTTTCTAGACAAGATAGCAATAGAATCTTATACAACAAATTATTTCGCAAAGGTGAAGATGCATACAAACACCTTCTTGGAGCTATGGAACATGGGCAATATGATGAGCTTGCTTCTGCTTTGGAGAAGACTCAAGTTACAGAGCATGACATACAGATGTGTCAAATAGGTAATTACAACAAATTCTGAAATCATTGATGGACTTGAAATAATGTTACTAGCGCATTGACCTATGTTGTCAATAGTTCACTGCCACTGAACTTCAAAACCTTGCCTCTAAAACTTAACTAAATATAAGGAGAACAAAGAATACTATAACATCCAATGAATATAGAATAATTGTGAATAGGATAATTACTGATGTGTCAATTTAAGTTCACAAATTTATTAACAGCAAAAGTGGCTTCATTatcttttattgttaaaataaaatggtTAAATACATTATGTTTTTTGTCAGTTCTGTTGTAATAATAAATGTTTGAGTTATTGTCCCTGAAATATATTTTGGGGCAAATTTCAGTGTTTGGTAATTatataagtacaaaatgtatgataACACAGTTGTTGCATGATAGTTGGTTTTAAACTTAATTTCAGTATTTGTCAAAGGGGTGAGACATCTGTACATACCACATGACCCGGTTTATTCAAGTAGAATATTCAAGTTTTACTGCAatctattttataaatgaaatgcaCGACTTTACTTTCAAACTGGATATCTATGTCCATAATTAACCAACAAAAGAAGTAAACACGTGATAAAATCTATTAAGATCTACTTCCTTAGTTCCTGTCATTTAAGCGGGAAAATCGAGAGACCCGTTGACATTGAATATCTATACAATAAATTTATAGATTTAGGAATTCTATAAATAGATCATGACAAATAAAGATTTAGATTTTAGTGCAATATTAAGCCTGTATCTATGTTTGATTATCACCAAAGACATGAGAGGTTAATATTTACAAACAATttatggcaacacgacgggtggaTTTGCTAACCCTGCCAGAGCACAGGAGggcaccccaagtttttggtggggtttgtgttgcttattctttagtgttctatgttgtgtcatgtatactattgtttgtctgtttgtcttttttgtttttatccatggctttgtcagtttatttttgatttatgagtatgactgtccctctggtatcgttcgcccctcttttatgacAAAATGTTTTTAAGTTTATAAAAATTTAAGTTAGAGCTAGTTCAAACAATATTTGTTTCTTGTAAATTTTAAATCTCATTATCttgaaattagatttttttttaaattgaacatttttgttctcttttgaaattatattttatttttatcaagattttataaaagatttaatttatataaatttatatgaatattttgtaatgaataatgtttaatttattttttgaaaatattgaagtATACAACCTTTTAATTGATTAACTTCTTTTTAATCAATAATTGTCTGACTCAATGTCTACACACTACTacagtattaaaacaaaacaaaagacataACAACTGCAGTTACTAAATATAGCTAAGGAATGCAACACGACACAACTTATTTTATGAATCATTTTACCAAACTGTCAACACACATTACCCTggtgctatccaaaaatcctggaGTAACACTGAACTGTAAACAGTAAGTTATGCTTAGTGGCCTCTTGTTTGATTCAATTGCCTACAATTTCAAactgcaattttgtaaaattattgattttatagcttgaaaaaaatcatgaattttgATTCAGAActttatgtttcaaaataatgtttgaaaTTGTTGATTTATAGGTATTTCAATAATTAATAGTGTTtcgttaaattgttttgtttcagGAATGTTGAAACTCAGAGAGAGACAGAAAGAAAAAGGTAAACATTAATTTTAAGATATATGTCAGCCGCAAAGTTTTcgttgaattttataaaaaattttaCCTTCATAACTATTTTCCAAGCAGATCAAACCATTAGAATGTGAGCATGTCACccagttatttttttgtatgtgaaATCTTCATGATTTCAAACAAATACACCATATGCTCATTAGAACAGCTTAGCTTTATCAGACAGGTTATGAAGCTCGATATGCACCATAGCTAGTAGTGTTTGAACTACATAGCCTAGTCAAAGTTCCAAATAGTAAACTATTCTTAAATTAACTGTGTATCCCATACACCTGAATTATTTGCGGGGAATTGTTGTTTGAAACTGTGACGTACATGGAATTGAGATAAAGTTGAAGCAAACCGAAAACACAATTTAAGAATTTAGATTATGGTTTGGCACCATTTTGAtcattttactttatatttacCCCGTGTCAAATATTGCAAACACCACACATGTGGCGTTCAACACGGCAAGAGTGTTTTCGTCTTTCAAACTTCAAATAAAGGTGATATCTGGTATACaccaattagacagcaaccaacCTACAAACTGATTGAGCTCTTAACTCAAATTGGAACTTGAACTTCAGCTCAATAGATAGTCATACTACTATTTTGGAGTTTATATATGTTTTGCATCAGATGTACAGTAGTCATGTGCAACAATTTGAAAGATGTGCACATGGTTTTTCAAACCCATGGCCATAATGTTCAGTATCGTACAAAACAGATATTTTAAATGGCATTGTAAGGCTTAGTAATACAGGTAAAACAATGGAATTACTAAGATAGGTgcataattttattatacatgtttcATTGATTGACTGCATGGCAATGATTAATAGGTTTTCTCAAATAAGATTTTATTTCCCAAAAACATAGAACGATCATGAAATTGAATGTCATGTTTTCCTGGACAACGTCACAGCAACACATGgaaaaacaattcatttatttcttcatatttCTAGCTAAAATTGTGGTTATAAAATTTGACTGCCTCattttttaattgtataagaTTGCCAAAGTGTTGATCCTGCACACATTTTTAGTATCAAGCGCTTCAGCATGAtgcagacttggggtaattgtaattgtaatcgttaatcagctgtaattgattacaatttttcaagtaatcattgtaatcattaatcagccaaaaatcttattacatgtaatttaatttaatcaattacttttcaaaatacctgtaatcctgattactttatgattacattctgattacaatgaaaaaaatcttaaactgtttttatggtcaataaatgaacctttttgttattcttatgCAATTACTAATGATATTTAACATGTTAAgatagtttggtttttttttttttttttttataaagcatgATAATTGGtttgtatacttcagtaaaaaataaactgttacagtattgaaaagtcatcaatGGCCTgagtaaaagatattgtacatatattcacaattaaaaaatttacatatatatttgataataactgttatattcaagTAATAGTTTTCTTTAACCcttaattataatcttttgttaatgttgtgatttttgtcaactttgaattgacaggtagaaaaccaattaaggtttgtttttgttgcaattaccaattgagtatagctgtaggacaatatatatggtaaaagataaatcagacatgtgatcatttatctaattagcacaaaattaatttaaaagtgggacaaatatcttgtttaaaattagcaaatttttatttgtatgtatttggactggacatgtaaaatgcaatgatttttatacgaccgcaaaaattttttggtcgtatattgctatcacgttggcgtcgatagttttcgcactctaactttagtaaaagtgaatagaaatcaatgaaattttaacacaaggtttatgaccataaaacgaaggttgggattgattttgggagttttggtcccaacagtttaggaaaaagggcccaaataagcacaattactttagtataagtaaacagaaatctatgaaattttaacataaggtttatgaccacaaaaggaaggttgggattgattttgggagctttggtcccaacagtttatgaattagggaccaaaagggtccaaaattaaactttgtttgatttcattaaaaaaattaattattggggttctttgatatgtaaatctaaccgtgtatttagattcttaattttttatcctgttttcaaattggtctacattaaggtctaaagggtccaaaattgaacttagtttgattttaacaaatttgaagtcttggggttctttgatatgcttccacaaaaggaaggttgggattgattttgggaggtttggtcccaacattttaaaattaggggccaaaaagggcccaaataagcattttcttggttttcgcactataactttagtttaagtgaatagaaatctatgaaattttgacacaaggtttatgaccacaaaaggaaggttgggattgattttgggagttttggttctaacagtttaggaaataagggccaaaaaagggcccaaataagcattattcttggttttcgcacaataactttagtataagtaaatagaaatctatgaaatttaaacacaaggtttatgaccataaaaggaaagtTGGGTTTGAttgtgggagttttggtcctaacagtttaggaataaggggcccaaagggtccaaaattgaactttgtgtgatttcatcaaaaattgaataatttgggttctttgaaatgccgaatctaactatgtatgtagattcttaatttttggtcccgttttcaaattggtctacattaacgtccaaagggtccaaaattaaacttagtttgattttaacaaaaattgaatcattggggttctttgatatgctgaattaaaaaatgtacttagatttttgattattggcctagttttcaagttggtccaaatgggggtccaaaattaaactttgtttgatttcatcaaaaattgaataaatgggttctttgatatgccaaatctaactgtgtatgtagattcttaatttttggtcctgttttcaaattggtctacattaaggtccaaagggtcaaaaattaaactaagtttgattttaacaaaattaaattcttgggcttatttgatatgctttatctaaacatgtactttgatttttgattatgggcccagttttcaagttggtccaaatcaggattccatatcaagtattgtgcaatagcaagaaattttcaattgcacagtattgcacaatagcaagaaatatctaattgcacaatattgtgcaatagcaattaattttcaattggagttttctttctttgtatagaatagtagttgataatatatgttggaaatttgccagacatgcatatgatgtcattttctatttttatttgccaataacttcattggaaatttgccaatataaaatgttgctgatgaacctttttttccttatcttatctaaaatgtttttagataatgtatgttggacatttgccagacatgactatgatgtcattttttatttttatttgccaataactttatgtaaataacttcattggaaatttgccaatataaaatgttgctgatgaagttttttttattgttttatacaataaacaatttaacaatgtatattcacttttactaccaaccaatctttaccattcagtaataacaagcactttattttacattttaatattttatgatgtatttaaaagagtagttattgttgcaaactccattagaaatttgaattgatatcagttttggaaaaagggaaacggggatgtgaaaaaaagggggggagggggggtttaaatttttctcatttcagatttcataaataaaaagaaaatttcttcaaacatttttttgagaggattaatattcaacagcatagtgaattgctcaaaggcaaaaaaaaacttttaagttcattagaccacattcgttctgtgtcagaaacctatgctgtgtcatgatgaactatttaattttagttttaaaaagtttgaagaagaaatctttaattgatttgtaaaattttgacatttgttttgtgtaaaaaaaaaccatgtaatgtcaaaaatttcatcacaatccaaattcagagctgtatcacgcttgaatgttttgtccatacttgccccaactgttcagggttccacctctgcggtcgtataaagctgcgccctgcggagcacctggttagtacttgtattttgtttacaatttgattaaactggtaactttatttcatccatattttaacatccataaactgcaccttgaaacaaatataaattaaagtcTATGATGCCATGATGCAATGCTATTAATAAATTCATGAATAACCATATACTGTTATTTTCAGCCTTATTTTTCacatttgatatctttttctGTCATGAACATGTTTCCAATTTTATATCTAATTTAGCTAACAAAACCTAAGCCCCATCTAAAGATTGTGTGAATACTGTATGAAATATATAGCTTTGCAACATAACGCGAagcaaataattcaatattttaaaaaggcCAACTTGCCAGCAAACCTCGTTCCATTGATAGATGCTGAAAACTCAAATAAAAATTTCGTCGTGTAACAGTAAACATTGCTTTTTACACATATAAGTGTTTATTGTGTATTAAACAAGACATGCAAACGTTCAAACGTTTAAAAATATGAACAATCGTAAGATATTTACATTTCCATTCCATTAAAAGtaactctttttcttttttagattttCTGGTGATTCAAGCCAAAATAGAAGAATTAGCTCGTACACAAGATGAAGTCATCCCTAAAAATATACTCGGTAAGTTCATTTGAGCAAATTATTGCTACTCGACTTGATTTGTAGATTTATTTCTAGAAAACAATGAATATAGCACAGAAATCTTACTTGATATATCAACACAGGATACAAAGCACCATTAGATTATAAGTGAACACACTATCTACAAGTTATCTAACCATGTGAACAGATTTTGGATTATTGTCCCCGTTCTAAGTTGGTCCATATTCAGCCGGAAACCTGGTTGAAATAGAATAAAAGAATTGAAGCTCTTtcttagagaaggcgataaatgctaaTAGTAATGTTTATAATAGTAAtatttactatagtaacaaaagttaaaaagataatagaaacaaataaaatgacaattttatacTCAAtaacgaagtgttttattttaaaacaccaTTTACATgagtttttaatttattatatgaccgcaaaaatatattggtatgacgttggcgtcgtcgtcgtcgtccgaagacatttggttttcgcactataactttagtataagtaaatagaaatctatgaaatttaaacacaaggtttatgaccataaaacgaaggttgggattgattttgggagttttggtcccaacagtttaggaaaaagggcccaaataagcacaattactttagtataagtaaacagaaatctatgaaattttaacataaggtttatgaccacaaaaggaaggttgggattgattttgggagctttggtcccaacagtttatgaattagggaccaaaagggtccaaaattaatctttgtttgatttcatcaaaaaattaattattggggttctttgatatgtaaatctaaccgtgtatttagattcttaattttttatcctgttttcaaattggtctacattaaggtctaaagggtccaaaattaaacttagtttgattttaacaaatttgaagtcttggggttctttgatatgctgaatctaaacatgtacttatatttttgcttatgggcccagttttcaagctggtccaaatcagggtccaaaattaaactttgtttgatttcatcaaaaaatgtaaatatggggttcttcaatatgctgaatctaaccatgtatttagatttttaatatttcggccctgttatcaaattggtccacattgaggtctaaagggtctaaaattgaacataaatatttgatttaatcaaaaatttaattcttggggttctatgatatgctgaatctaaccatgtatttagattttggatattggaccataatgtaaatgtccaatttaaaatttttaagtttttaagttccagttcttagaccacattcgttctatgtcagaaacctgtgttgtgtcaactatttaatcacaatccgaATTCAGAGtttatcaagcttaaatgttgtgtccatacttgccccaactgttcagggttctacctctgcggtcgtataaagctacgccctgcggagcatctggtctaTTACATAGTTAATAGAACAATTgaatatcaagtcgacgacatgggtatctatcaagtcggatgaaaatgcataacctcaggctccgatttaaaaaaaaataccacggacggagaacatatcaatctattagttcagtaattttcgtgtctgtccttccattacgtgactcaagaaaaaattccaaaaataggTAACTATTATATCGAAAGGTGAAAAACGAGTGCaactttttatgttagggcgtgtttgagttgaatatttaaTCTTGAAATCGTACAAAgcaaaaatatttgatacatcatctcgcttcagattcaatcatttttatatatcaaagctacaggttgactttatagcatgaaaaaatcacagttctaaaagatgaaatatatgggtcaagtgaaatacctatctaatgaatcacaaaaacagagtaggtgtgttcgaatagctatttttttactaaaagtacttgacgacagtctttaaagttggatgatgaaaatgcatatcttcggaaaaaaatcattttttaagtgtgataactagggtttatagtcttcaaccactaaaaaaatcaagtctgcccttccacgaaataataaattagatttttttagatgtttatgaattttcggaaattccacctgacaaccgatcagacaatagttttaagttgaaccagtgcagacaagatcattaactgatgctcattactagtagatacatttgtcttttaaaatacaactgatatttaaggatcgtaatggtgcaatgtggataaatttatcgattttcaagagcaaaattggcagcgcgtcatccgtacaatggcttccatttttacgattgtgaaaatgaactggcgtaatggggagataattttgacgaagtataaTCCTAACAGCATTGACATGATTGAAGTCCAAGTGGTCAAAAAtataactttgtttgatatcatcaAAATTGAGTTATTGGGGTTCTTTTATTTAATATGCCAAATCTTATAatgtattaatattatttttaattttctggACCCATTTTTAAAAAAGTCCAAACTGTTCAAATTTAAAAGGCATTGTTTTCTTGAggttctttaatcatgttaatctagtcatgtatttagttttttaaccggattttcaAAGGAAAAATTTGTTATTGATTTGGAGATGTACAGTGGGCAAGTTTACGGCTGCCAAACAGTGGCCATGAACTTACTCATGAACCaatcaaccaaagcttttaaaattttgatatgttgttacagGTGACGAAATTAACGTCAAGTTTAATATTTACGATTTTCCCTTTCACTGATCgacagttatggttcttgaaagagtaaaaaatggtgtttccagttaggactgttcaaccaaagctttttcAAATTTGAGTATGCTGTTACTAATGACAAAATGAAGGTAAAAGTCCAATTTCAAAGTTCTGAGACCACATcaattatgtgtcaaatatttaatcacattcCAAATTCATGTCTGTAGCAAGCTTACATGTTCTGCCCATACTTGACCCAACTGTTTTCGGTTTAAACCTCCTGTCGTATCAAGCTGTGTATTTCGTGgcattttatttagatatatcatttatttttgcaGAGCAGTTTGTACGACGTTTGAAGCAGTGGAAAGAAGATGATAAAAAGTATGTTGGTACGGCGGCAGAGAAACAAGTAAGAAAATGTATTTTCGCAGAAAGCTCTGTGACAATTGTTGGTAATTCGGGCACTGGAAAGAGTTTCCTTTCTCGTCATGTTGCTTTGACGATGATGGAACAAGGATATATTATAATTCCATGTGATACTCCTGGAGATATTAGACAATGGTTTAAACATGGAAGGAAAACAGTATTTGTCTTTGATGACGTCTGTGGGCGGTATACCCTTAATCAACAGATTTTCAATGAGTGGACGCAAAGACTTGAACACATTCAATCTCTTCTTGAAGACAGTTGTTGTAAAATTATGTCGACGTGTAGACTAGATATTCATAAAAACGAACAACTCAACAGTTTGTCTATTTTCAAAGCATGTACTATTGATTTAAGCTCACCAGAATTTAGACCTAATATGGCTGAAAACTTAGCTCTTGCTGAAATTTACTTTAATGAAAATGCTGATATAGTTGCCGATTTGTCAGAAAAATACGATTTTTTCCCACTTTTATGCAGTTTATATCATAAACAGAAACTCCAGAAACATGTGAACTTAGAAGATTTTTTCAACAATCCTTTTAGTGTTTTTGAAAATGAACTTGTGGAACTGTATCGAGTAGGTAAGGCCGGTAAGATAACTTATTGTAGTTTGGTCTTGTGTGTGATGTTTAATAACACATTGACAGAAGAAAACTTCTCCACAAAAGATAAGGAGATGGCAGCAGTCATAGATGATTTACTAGAAGAATGTGAACTGAAAAAAGGAACACCTATCAAAAGTTTAAGGAAATCACTTGACACACTTGTTGGTACATATGTAGTCAAGGaagattgtaaatataaaataatccaTGATAAATTGTTTGATATCTTGGCCAAACACTTTGGTGGGAAGATGATACAACTCTTTATTGATCATGCTCAAACTGCCTTCATTCGTGAAAGATTTTTATGGAAGACAGCAGACACCATGGGCACAGAAATAGAGTTTGCCATCAGAATATCTGATAATAATATTAACAGGTATATAGAAAGACTGCTGAAAGATTGGGGGAATGGTTTTGTAGATGACGTTTTTCTAAACAGAAACATGGAATCATCTTCCTTTACAGAaacatttataaacaatataaaccAACTTGATCATTATACGCAGGAAACACTTATTGGTACACAAgatatatacagtaaaaataaagCACTTAGAGGAAGTTGTGTTGTGGGTTCTGTTGACTTGGTCAGGTGGTTGATTAATAGGAAAAGTGACATTAATCATTGCTCAAATAGAGGTAACTTTGCATTGTTTTTAGCAAGTTGGAAAGGATATGTTGATattgttaaagaactgttacaacattCTGCAGAAGTAAATATGTGCAATATAAATGGTGCATCACCTCTGTTTATagcaagtcaggaaggacatgttgatgttgttgAAAAACTGTTACAAAATTCCGCAGAAGTCAACATATGTAATAAAAGTGGTGCATCACCTCTGTTAGTAGCAAGTGGGAAGGGACatgttaatattgttaaagaACTTTTACAACATTCAGCAGAGATAAATCGCTGTAGTAATAGTGGTGAATCATCTTTATGGCTAGCAAGTATGGAAGGACAGGTTGGAGTTG from Mytilus edulis chromosome 7, xbMytEdul2.2, whole genome shotgun sequence encodes the following:
- the LOC139481886 gene encoding uncharacterized protein; the protein is MVLDNLISRCVLMIEDREEIIKPVTQSERNRVLLDILTERPYDTLQVLKDVLQESDPDNSDVQRLVRRMHYTKSIDEHIDCHDIIFHKHSVKLQKNYLMLVHDSDCKTDIADHLYEAGVLNTEDIEDICNSSLSRQDSNRILYNKLFRKGEDAYKHLLGAMEHGQYDELASALEKTQVTEHDIQMCQIGMLKLRERQKEKDFLVIQAKIEELARTQDEVIPKNILEQFVRRLKQWKEDDKKYVGTAAEKQVRKCIFAESSVTIVGNSGTGKSFLSRHVALTMMEQGYIIIPCDTPGDIRQWFKHGRKTVFVFDDVCGRYTLNQQIFNEWTQRLEHIQSLLEDSCCKIMSTCRLDIHKNEQLNSLSIFKACTIDLSSPEFRPNMAENLALAEIYFNENADIVADLSEKYDFFPLLCSLYHKQKLQKHVNLEDFFNNPFSVFENELVELYRVGKAGKITYCSLVLCVMFNNTLTEENFSTKDKEMAAVIDDLLEECELKKGTPIKSLRKSLDTLVGTYVVKEDCKYKIIHDKLFDILAKHFGGKMIQLFIDHAQTAFIRERFLWKTADTMGTEIEFAIRISDNNINRYIERLLKDWGNGFVDDVFLNRNMESSSFTETFINNINQLDHYTQETLIGTQDIYSKNKALRGSCVVGSVDLVRWLINRKSDINHCSNRGNFALFLASWKGYVDIVKELLQHSAEVNMCNINGASPLFIASQEGHVDVVEKLLQNSAEVNICNKSGASPLLVASGKGHVNIVKELLQHSAEINRCSNSGESSLWLASMEGQVGVVKELLLHSAEVNQCNDNGASPLWQASWKGHVNVVKELLQHAAETNQCDSNGTSPLFVASGKGHVNIVKELLQHSAEINRCSNSGESPLWQACMEGQVGVVKELLQHSAEVNLCRDNGISPLSIASQEGHLGVVKELLLHSAEVNQCNDNGASPLWQASWEGHVNVVKELLQHAAEVNKCDSNGTSPLFVASVKGHVNIVKELLQHSADVNLCRDSGASPLCIASQEGHGHVNVVKELLQHAAEVNKCDSNGTSPLFVASVKGHVNIVKELLQHSADVNLCRDSGASPLCIASQEGHVDVVKELLQNSAEVNICNKSGASPLLVASGKGHVNIVKELLQHSAEINRCINSGKSPLWLASMEGQVGVVKELLQHSAEVNLCRDNGISPLSIASQEGHLGVVKELLLHSAEVNQWIVVHHLCL